CTCCCCCTGACTGTCCGACACCACCAGTTGATACAGCTGCTTTGGACTCAATCCAAAACTACCAAAAGACCATCCTCATCGTAGGGCAAGGCACTTGTGATCCTCGTACTGTTGCGCTTCTCAACACACTGAGTGAGCAGCTTCGCATCCCCATCATAGCAGATGTCATCAGCAATGCTCATCGCGTAACACACGCCATACAACATCAAGACCTATTTTTGTCCCAAAATGATCCAGCATTAAGGCCAGATCTCGTACTTTCTATGGGACTTTCGGTGGTCTCCAAAAATCTCAAACTATACCTAAAAAGTATAGAAGGGCTCATACACTGGCACATCACACCAAACGACGATGCGGCAGACACATATGATTGTTTGTCACAAACCATCCCTACGACTCCCGAAGATTTTTGTCAAACTTGGATCTCCAAACACTCATCGCCAAGCATAGAAAGGGAAGCATTTTACAACAAATGGCAAGCGGCGAACCAAAAAGCTGCCCAAGTGATCCAAAACTTATCCACCCGGACCTGGACGGAAACATCCCTCTATCACGAACTGCTCTCTCAACTACCTGTTCCATTGGACCTCCATCTAGCCAATAGTATGGCCGTGCGCTATGCCAATGTCATAGGTGTGCAAGACCCGAATATCCAAGTCTACTGCAACCGAGGAACTAGTGGCATAGATGGCTCCAACAGTACCGCTGTGGGCACATGCTTGGCTTCAGGGAGAAACACCCTACTACTGACAGGGGACGTTGCCTTCTTGTACGACCGCAATGCCTTTTGGCACAACCACCTTCCGGACAATTTCAAAATCGTAGTATTCAACAACAATGGAGGGGGGATATTTCGGATGATCGAGGGGCCATCGGCACAGCCCGAGCTCAAACCATTTTTTGAAACAGATCAGCAATCCAATGCCTCACATGTCGCTGGGGAATTCGGGTTTCGCTACTATGGTGTAGATGACTACACCGCTTGGGATGATCAGCTCACGGATTTCCTTGACTACAGTCAAGGGCGAGCCATTCTAGAAATCCACAGTGATGCGCAGCAAAACAAAATTGCTTACAAACAATTATTTAAAAACATGAAAGAATTAGCCCTCAGCCATTAATTTTGAAACCCTAAATAACAAAAGCATGAGCACATTCAACTGGGAAACCATAAAGGAATACACCGACATCAAGTTCGATTTCTTCGAAGGAATCGCTAAAATCACCATCAACCGCCCGGAAGTCTACAACGCCTTCAGGCCAGAGACCAATTTCGAAATGCTCGACGCGATGGAAATCGCTCGTGAGCGTGCAGACATTCGCGTAGTGGTCTTCACTGGGATCGGAGACAAAGCCTTCTGTTCGGGAGGAGATCAAAATGTAAAAGGAGTCGGTGGCTACATCAGTGAAAATGGCGTACCGCGTCTCAATGTCCTCGATCTGCACAAGTCGATCCGGTCACTCCCCAAGCCCGTCATCGCGATGGTCAATGGATATGCAATCGGTGGAGGACACGTTTTGCACGTGGTATGTGACATCACGATCGCTTCGGACAATGCCAAGTTTGGTCAAACAGGGCCAAAGGTAGGCAGCTTCGATGCTGGCTTTGGCTCATCTTACCTTGCACGCCACGTCGGCCAAAAGAAAGCCCGTGAGATTTGGTTCCTCTGTGAACAATACACTGCCAAAGAAGCCGAAGACATGGGGATGGTCAACAAAGTAGTCCCTCTAGCAGACCTGGAAGCCACTACCGTAGAATGGTGCCGTACGATGATGAAGCGTAGCCCAATGGCTCTCCGAATGATCAAGCGCGGACTCAATGCCGAACTCGACGGTCAACGTGGTCTCATGGAATTTGCCGGAGACGCAACACTCATGTATTACCTCATGGAAGAGGCACAGGAAGGCAAGAATGCTTTCTTGGAAAAAAGAGACCCTGATTTTGACAAATACCCGAAATTTCCGTGATCCTCACGAAAAAACTATGGATTGGAATATGGTTGATCACCCTAGCATATGGATGTGCTCCTGCTAGGGTGATTGATTTTGTCAACGAAGACATGGATTTTAGTGACTATGAGAGTTATCGCTTGATCAACTTCCGCACCGAGGACAAGTCATTTGATGAAGAAGGGATGGTCTTTTTCAGGCAGATAGAAAACGAAATCGATCTCAATATGAAACTCAAAGGCTTTGAAGCACAGCACCAAAGTCCAGATTTGATCGTTCGCTACGAAATCATGTCTACAGTCACGACCGAAACCCAAACAAACTACAACTACTACGACCCCTACTTCTACTATTCACCTCCCTCACGTACGGTTCGCTATACGGAAGGGCTATTGCTGATCGAATTTCGAGATCGTAAAAAGCAAAAACTTGTCTGGCAAGCCAGTCTAGACCTGAAATATAGCCGCAAAGAATCCCCCGCACAGATCGTCAAAAAGACAGTAGACCGCATCTTCACCACGTACCCCTACCGTGCGGGTTCCAATGCTAGGCTGGAGGATTCAGACAAATAACAAAGCCGTCATTTTGTAATCTTCCCCTAGTTTTAAGCATTCAAAACTAATGATTTTCAACTACTATAATGACCCTGTTGGAATGTGGAAAACTTCCCACGGTATAAGTTTAGGGCAAAAAATATCAAACAATGAAAAGCCGACAATTCTCACATTACAAATAACGGCTTATTGCCCACTGACTTACTGCATCAATGCATTATCATATTTATTGGTAGGGTATAGTTTAATCCAACAATTTAAAATGCTATCCCCTTCATTCTTTTCAATTTCCAATGCAACCGCTTCACCCCCTACTTCGACTTTATACTCATACACAACAGAGTCGTTCTCAAAAAAATATTCTCTTTTCAACAAGCTCCTAAAGGAATCGTGTTTTAAAGCGTAAAAATCAAATTCATAAACCAGTTCCCCTTTTCTGGTATTGAAGTATTTGCTCAAATGAATACGAGTATCTCTGATCGAATCAGGTGTAACCCAGGTTTGTCTTCTAATAGCTCCTTTCTTCTTTTCCACAAAATATTCTTCGATCACAGGTTGACCAATTTTTATCCTAGTTTGATTGTAATCAGGCCCATACCCTTGATAAAAATACGGGAGATAGTGCCAATTATAACTCAGGTACAATACCAAAACATGAATAGCAATTACCACAAGAAATATGACTTTTCTAGATACACGCATAACTCTTTTGATAGAAAGAACCTTGTATTATTTTAAGCCAGTTAGAATAACTCATTTCATACAGACTCATCATTGTTCATAGTGCTTTTAATTAACGAATAAGTCGGGTGAATCTGTACCACAAACCGCGAGGACTCCATTTGGTAACACATATCTCCCCTAGCACATCTACATTCAGTTCCATTTCTAGAGTGAATGCCTCTGATTTTGGAAGAGTAGACAGCTCTATTTCCTTGCTTTCAAAACCGATAAATGCAAACACTAATACACCTGAGGACATTCTATCCTCATCAAGCTCTAAACAAAACCTCCCTTCCAAATCTGTGACCGTACCAAGGTTACTCCCTTTCAAGTATACACTTGCTCCAGGGAGTCCCAATTGATCTTGCGAATCAATCAACATCCCCTTTAACACTCGCTTATCTCCTGCTATAACCTGAGCATCTTTATTAACAACTTCAGAGGGTAGTAATTTATGATGTACCTCAGAATCAACACTTCGATTTTGGGCCTTCACCCCATTCGCAAAGAAAACAGACAAGACCCCTACAGTCATCGCAAACACTCTTTTCCGTCCTATAGATGTTTGCCTATAATTCTCTAATCTACCCAGTTGATGTGGTCTCAGTCTTCCACAAATTTTACCAGTAGACTTACTAAAGTAAACTGAAAGTTCTCTACTGCTAAACCCTGTAAAATCAATAACATCCCTCTGGCAACTGTCACAAAAACCACCTGTTGATGTTTGTTCAAAATCCTGATAGGATTGAGCACATGGCGTCTTTACTGTAATATGTATATTGTCTTTGCTCCCCATGTCTTTGCCATATTTTCAACTATTCCTATAGGTAATTTAAGGAGAAATTGTAATTCGCACATTTCAGTTCACCTGTGTCACAGCCGTAGTTCTAAACAGCACTTTTCTTGCATCCGCTTTGCGGAGTTTGGATTGTATATCAGCGATGAGTCCCATCTTGACGTATTCGTCTGCACGAAGCATGACAATCATTTGATCACGCTGCGACTCGGGCAAGCTATTCTTTTGTTCAAACACCCATTGCGACACCTCTTCTATATCCAACAACTTGCCTTCCGAAGAAATGCGTGCTTCAGTTCCAAGAGCATCAGACTTTGGGAACCCTACTACCAGCTCTCGAATCAAAGATCTTTGATCTACTTTCGTGACTGCTCTGGCTTGAGGTGACTGTACAGTCAATTGGTCATCATTGGTATTGATCGTCGCTGTGACCATAAAGAAAAACAACAGCAAAAAAACGATATCTGGCAATGAAGCCGTAGAAATCTCCGACTTAGACACATTCTTGATTTTAAACTTTTTCATGATACATGGTTTCAATTAAACAAGTCTTATTGATTGAGCGCATCTGGCTCTGCAATGGATATATTCATCGGGATATTGGCCTTCCCTCTCTCGTGCAAAATACGCTGTTCGGCGACTGACTGATCCAGTTTGCGGTACTCAGCGGCACTCATCCCCACACGCTCACCATATATGGTATAGTAGGACTCTTTGACTTCATCGAGCAGCGCAATAAACATCTTGTAATCTGTCCCCCGATCCGTTTTGATAGACACTACTGCATCCTTGGGGGACTCTGACAGCCGATCGTTGTGCTTTTTGTTGAGAATGAATTCAACCAACTCGGATTGTAATCCAGTCAAATCAGTCCGTACTTCGTTTTCAATCAGAAATTGATTTTTAGAATTGACCCTTATATTAAACACATTTCGGTCCTTGATTTTGACTGTAGTGGGATCTTCTACATCTGGAGGCAATTTGAGCATCAATCCCTTTTCTTGAAGGATGGTCGTGCTGACCAAAAAGAAAATAAGTAACAGGAAAGCAATGTCTGCCATCGAACCCGTATTGATGCTTTCGGCTTGTAATTTTTTCGATCTCATGGGCTTTTTTGTTTGTACAATCCCGCCGCAATCGAATAGTCACAATTATTTGCTGCATTTTTGCGGAGTATGTCATGACTCACGATGTACTCCGCAGGTATATTTTAAGCAAGTGCCTTCTGGATCAAAGCAAGATCTTCTGGCAAATATTCCAACTGCAATGCACGGTTGTGCCCTTTCTCAGTCATCTTGGCCCATGTTTTTTGCACGATATCAATGATTTTATCTTCGTCATGCTTCGCCGCAAAATCATGAAAATAGTATTGAAGAAAAACCAAACAAACCACATCCTCCAAATCCTTGGACTCTTGATCTGTTTTCAATTTCTTTTTGTTGACCAACTCTACTACTTTATCTATCGAATCGGGTTCAAACCCTTCATTTTGCATGATTCCTGACAACACCTCTCCATGATATATCTTGAGCATGGTACGCCACTTGAGGTAACCTTTGCGATCCATTGGGTACTCAGAGCGCGGGATATGCCATCTTTTGACATGCTGTCCACGTGCCGCAATTTGCAATTCCACACTTGCCTCTCCCTCAAACTCCTCCAACATTTGTGTCATTCGCTGACCATATATCCACTCCTTCGGGACCGCGTCCCCTTCCACCACTTCTTTGTTGGGATCTTGACGATTGATTGCGTCTATTTGCGCGAAAATTTTTTCTAGTTTACTGTGCATGACACAAAGTTAAACTTGGATACTTCCCGAACAAACACATATAGCACAACATTGTTGGAACACTACTCTTCTGGCAGGCGAGGATAAACCTCATCAAAACTAAGTACTACCTGTCTAAATACTGAAGCATGAACAAATAGGACTACCTGAGGTCAACATATCTATTTGAAGTCGATTGACAGTCTAATAGATCTTCCGTATATATACCCATTCCTGTCATTCATCAGATTTTTTACTAATATTATTACGTAGTTTATGTAGTTTTTTCAACATATAGTACGTAGTTTTGTTCGTATACATCTATTTAATACGTAGTTTTACGTAACCAAATAAGAATATGGAGAAAATAATTGTAATCGGAAATGGAATGGTAGGCTATAAGTTTTGTGAAAAGCTACGAGCCAAAGCAGGAAAAGAGCAGTTTGAAATCACTGTCTTCGGCGAAGAGCCACACCCGGCCTACGATCGAGTCCACTTGAGCGAATACTTCACCAACCCATCAGTAGAGCACCTAGAGATGGCTCCTCGATCGTGGTACGAAGAAAATGACATCCGGCTCATCTCTGGAGAAATGATCACTGCCATCGATCGCTCCAGCAAAAAAGTAGTTTCCCACACTGGCACGGAGCTCCCCTACGACAAACTTGTCTTGGCCACTGGGTCCAGTGCATTTGTTCCTCCTATCAAAGGTGTAGAAAAGGAAGGTGTATTTGTCTATCGCACGATCGAAGATCTCGACGCTATCATCGAATACAGCAAAAAAACCAAAAAGTCAGCCGTACTGGGTGGAGGACTTTTGGGACTAGAGGCAGCCAAAGCCATGATCGACCTCAAACAAGAAACTCATGTAATTGAATTTGCACCACGTCTGATGCCGAGACAATTGGACAATGCAGGTTCGGATGCCCTAATGACTAAAATGGAAGAATTAGGGATCAAATTGCACCTAAACAAAAACACTAGCAACATCGCTGGCGAAGGGAAAATCGAAGGAATGGAATTCGCCGATGACTCTGAGCTCGATGTTGACATGCTCGTCATCTCTGCAGGTATCAAACCGAGAGACGAGTTGGCTACTCAATGTGGCCTGGCTGTAGGACAAAGAGGAGGAATCGTAGTGAACGATCTGATGCAAACAGACGACACGGAGATATTTGCGATTGGTGAATGTGCTTTACACAAAAACTTCATATACGGACTCGTCGCGCCAGGATATGAGATGGCTGATGTAGTAGTCAACCAACTGGTCCGTGGTGAAGAGAAGCTTTTTGAGAGCTATGACATGTCTACCAAGCTCAAATTGATCGGAGTAGATGTAGCGAGTTTTGGAGATGCGCTTTGTGAAAACGAAAGTCATAAACCTATCGTATTCGAAGACAAACACGCGGGCATCTACAAGCGAATCAATATTTCGCCAGATGGCAAAACTCTGCTAGGTGGTATCCTAGTCGGTGATGCAGAAGCCTACGGCATGCTGCTCCAGGTCACACTCAACGGCATGGCCCTCCCTCCTAATCCAGAAGATCTCATCTTGGGAAGTCGTGGTGGTGAAGAAACGAAAATGGAATTGCCAGACACGGCGCAGATCTGTTCGTGTGAAAACGTCACCAAAGGGGACATATGCCAAGCCGTGATTGACAATGAATTTGACAATGTCGAGCAAGTCAAAACATGCACCAAGGCAGGTACCGGCTGTGGTGCATGCAATCCGATCGTCAAAGATATCTTCAACGAGCAATTGGCGAAGATGGGGAAAACCGTCAAAAATGTCATTTGTGAGCACTTTGACTACTCCAGACAAGAACTACTGGACATTATCAAAATCAAGAAAATACAGGATTATGACGAATTGCTCGATGCGCACGGTTCAGGAGATGGATGCGAAACATGTCGTCCTTTGGTGGCCTCTATCCTCGCCAGCACCTGGAATGAGATGATTCTGGACAAAGGAAAGGACGCCATCCAAGACACCAATGACAAATACCTCGCTAACATTCAAAAGGGTGGTTCGTACTCTGTCGTCCCAAGAATACCTGGAGGAGAAATCACTCCGGACAAGTTGATCGTCATCGGTCAAGTAGCCAAAAAATATGACCTCTATACCAAAATCACGGGCGGTCAACGAATTGATCTCTTCGGTGCACAGATTCACCAACTCCCCGACATTTGGGAAGAACTCATCGATGCAGGTTTCGAAAGTGGACATGCCTACGGAAAATCCCTGCGTACAGTCAAAAGCTGTGTAGGTTCTACATGGTGTAGATACGGTTTGCACGACTCGGTATCCTTCTCTATCGAAGTAGAGGAGCGATATAGAGGGTTACGCTCTCCTCACAAACTCAAGAGTGCCGTCTCTGGATGTAGAAGAGAATGTGCCGAAGCACAAAGCAAAGACTTTGGCATCATAGCAACAGAGGTAGGTTGGAATCTCTACGTATGTGGAAACGGTGGCTCGAACCCACAACACGCACAACTGCTAGCAGGAGACATCGACTCGGAGACGTGTCTCAAATACATCGATAGATTTTTGATGTTTTACATCAAAACTGCCGAACCACTCAACCGAACAGCCACGTGGCTCAATAAACTAGAAGGTGGAATGGACTATCTCATCGACGTGGTGGTCAATGATTCACTTGGAATAGCTGCAGATCTCGAAAGAGAAATGGATTTCATGGTAGACACGTACAAGTGCGAGTGGAAGGAAGTGGTCAACAACCCTGAATTAAGAAAAAGATTTACACATTTTGTGAATACCAATATTCCAGATCCTACCATGAAATTCGAAGACATGAGAGGCCAGAAGAAACCAGTGGAATGGAACGTTTAAGCGAAATAGACATGACGGAATTAATAACAGAATACAAGACAGTAAAGGAAAGTGAAGTAAAAGTGTGGTACAAAGCCGCAGAAATGGATGCATTCCCAGACAACGGAGGTGCGGCCATAGAATACAAAGGTTTGCAAGTAGCCATCTTCAACTTCTCTAGAAGATCAGAATGGTATGCTAGTCAAAACCTCTGTCCACACAAACAACAGATGATTTTGTCGCGAGGCATGCTGGGGTCCGAAGGCGAAGAACCAAAGGTAGCTTGCCCTTTCCACAAAAAGACTTTTTCGCTCAAATCCGGAAAAAATCTGAATGGAAGCGAATGCGACTTAGCTACCTACCCCGTCAAAATCGAAGACGGGTACGTTTACGTAGGATTTTCGCAGTAAGCTGCGTAATTTCACCTAATATTGCACTTTATACGATTTGTCATTGAGAAGTACAAAAACATTACGCCAGCTGGGCTATTCAGGCCTAGGTTCTTTCATCGGTGTGGTCACGGCCATCCTGTTAGGGCAGTACTATATCCTGAGTTTTAGCCAAGAAAAAAGGGGACTTATTGATCAAGAGGTAGTATTCATCGTATTGATCATACTCCTGATCGCGTTCATATTTTTCGTGATTTTATTTCCTCGTTATCAAAAAATTTACGCGTCCTATTCGGAATTGATCAAGTCTGAAGGAGACGCCAAAACCATGGCGTCTCAAGTATCGAAACTGTACGACGAATTGGGTAGGTCTTATCAAGACTTGGAGGCCATCAACCACATCCCCGAAGAGCTTACAATTTTGTTCAAAGCAGATCTTAATGGAGACATCACCCAGACCACAGAGCGACTCAAAGACGTCCTACTTTACGAAGGTACATTTCATAAGAATATGTACGACTGGTTGGCAGAGGAGTCATACAAGGACGATTTCATCGAGCAGCTGCGCAGTTTAGTTTTGACCAAAAAACCATGGAATGGAGAACTTAAAGTCAGCAATGGAGAAGGTGATTTCGTTTGGTTGGATTTGGTGATTCAACCTCTCCCTCTCAACAAGGAGAAAACACACTACGGCTTGGTCGCTATTGGCAGAGACGTCACAGAAATCAACGAAGCAAGACAACGTTCGAGAGAGATAAATCATGAGCTAGTTGACAAGCGAGTCAAAGAACAACAGTACCGATCTGCTCTGATTCTAGAAGGGCAAGAAGAAGAGCGAAAAAGGATCGCGCAAGAGATTCATGACGGCATAGGTCAACTACTCACTGGACTCAAACTTAACCTTGAAGGCATTGTCCCATCCAGTTCTCCACACATGAGACAACGGATGAGTGATTCAAAGCATCTGCTCAAAAGCATCATCAAAGAAGTACGTAGAGTTTCATTCAACCTAGCTCCTAGTAGCTTGGTAGATTTCGGTATTGTTCCTGCTCTGAAAAAAATCAGTCAAGAAACAACATCATTGACGGAGACTCAAGTGACTTTCGTGAACAAAACTGGATTCATCAACCGACTTGACAGAAACACTGAAACCAACCTTTACCGTATTATACAAGAAGCAGTCAACAACGGCATCAAGTATGCCAAAGCCAATCAAATAGAGATTTCATTGAGTCACTCAATCAATCAGTTGCACATCGAAATCAAAGACAATGGAAAAGGCTTTGACATGCAAAAACTTGAAAACATTGGTCATTTTGGAGCCTCTGGTCATGGTATATTCAACATGAAAGAAAGAGCTGCATACATCAATGCAAAATTTGAAATAGATACAAAAATTGGAAAGGGCACAAATGTCATCATCATATTGCCTTTAACATGAGCCACCTATGAGTAAGATTAAAGTAATATTAGCAGACGATCACATCATCGTCAGAAACGGAATCAAGATTCTGTTGGAGAGCAACGGTGATGTAGAAGTAATAGCCGAAGCGTCAAATGGAGAGGAAGCCTTGGAAAAAGCACGACTTCTACAGCCTGATATTCTCATATCAGATATTCGTATGCCTATCATGACAGGGATCGAGGCTACGGCCAAACTGAAGGAATTTGCTCCCAACACCAAAGCACTCATCCTTTCTATGCACGATGACGAAGAATACATCATCAAATCCATCGAAAGTGGAGCCTCAGGATACTTACTCAAAGACACAACCAAAGAGGAGTTTTCCAAAGCATTGCATGCAGTGATTGAGGGACAAAAGTATTTTAGTGGAGACATCTCCAACATACTAGTCAACTCCTACCTCAACATCAAAGACGGCAAACCAGTCAGCACCAATTCGCGCAACACCATCGAACATGACTACCATATCACAAAACGTGAAAAGCAAATATTACAGCTCGTATACGAAGGAAATAGCAACAAAGAAATTGCGGACAAACTCAGTAAGAGTGTCCGTACAGTAGAGACTCATCGATTCAATATCATGAAAAAATTAGGAGTCACCAACATCACGGAGCTCTTGAGAAAAATAGACGCGGAACCTTACATTACACAGTAGCCCCTGCTTCAACAAACACTACATTCAAACCACTGCACAAAAACAGTGGTTTTTTTATGTCATTTGACATACTAATTACGTAGTTACTAACATATTTTATACGTATCAATACTTATTTATTTAATGTATTAGACTATATTTGTACGTATAAGGTTGGTCAAATTCCAACCTGCTTACTGTATCAGCATATTACTTATTCAAATTCATATGAGTTCTACTTTCAACAGCAGAAATATCACAAAAGCGAATACTACTTGTTCATATTGTGGAGTCGGTTGTGGTATTGAAGTAAGTATAAACAAGAAAGGTAAAATAGAACTCGAAGGTATCGAGGACCATCCTGTCAACAGGGGAATGCTGTGTTCGAAGGGAAGAAACCTGAACTACGTAGTTCAGGATCAAACCGACAGACTGCTGCACCCTCAGATGAGATGGTCCAAGAACCACCCTTTGCAAAAAGTAACTTGGGACACAGCCATCAATCGTGCAGCAGCAGTATTCAAGACATTCATAGAAAAACACGGCCCAGATTCGGTAGGATTTTACGTCTCTGGACAATGCCTTACCGAAGAATACTACCTGGTCAACAAACTGACCAAAGGATATATCGGCACCAACAACGTAGACACTAATTCACGCCTCTGCATGAGTTCGGCTGTCATGGGCTATGTCAAAACACTCGGAGAAGACTCCGTACCGATCTCATACGAAGACATCGAGATAGCCGACACTTTCCTCATCGCGGGAGCCAACCCAGCATGGTGCCATCCTATCCTATTTAGACGCATCGAGCAACACAAAGAAAAAAATCCTGAAACCAAAATCAT
The DNA window shown above is from Reichenbachiella sp. 5M10 and carries:
- the menD gene encoding 2-succinyl-5-enolpyruvyl-6-hydroxy-3-cyclohexene-1-carboxylic-acid synthase: MNLQPIFDIPELCHQHGVVHAVISPGSRNAALTIAFARHPRIQCYSIPDERSAAFIALGLSLHTHHPTVLICTSGSAGLNYAPAVAEAYFNQVPLLVLTADRPPELIGKRDGQTIYQRALFGPHAKAYFDFPSFEETPGNACIQSALHTTTSQAPGPVHVNIPFREPFYPEANKVYRATPGLQVTPIAPPDCPTPPVDTAALDSIQNYQKTILIVGQGTCDPRTVALLNTLSEQLRIPIIADVISNAHRVTHAIQHQDLFLSQNDPALRPDLVLSMGLSVVSKNLKLYLKSIEGLIHWHITPNDDAADTYDCLSQTIPTTPEDFCQTWISKHSSPSIEREAFYNKWQAANQKAAQVIQNLSTRTWTETSLYHELLSQLPVPLDLHLANSMAVRYANVIGVQDPNIQVYCNRGTSGIDGSNSTAVGTCLASGRNTLLLTGDVAFLYDRNAFWHNHLPDNFKIVVFNNNGGGIFRMIEGPSAQPELKPFFETDQQSNASHVAGEFGFRYYGVDDYTAWDDQLTDFLDYSQGRAILEIHSDAQQNKIAYKQLFKNMKELALSH
- the menB gene encoding 1,4-dihydroxy-2-naphthoyl-CoA synthase, encoding MSTFNWETIKEYTDIKFDFFEGIAKITINRPEVYNAFRPETNFEMLDAMEIARERADIRVVVFTGIGDKAFCSGGDQNVKGVGGYISENGVPRLNVLDLHKSIRSLPKPVIAMVNGYAIGGGHVLHVVCDITIASDNAKFGQTGPKVGSFDAGFGSSYLARHVGQKKAREIWFLCEQYTAKEAEDMGMVNKVVPLADLEATTVEWCRTMMKRSPMALRMIKRGLNAELDGQRGLMEFAGDATLMYYLMEEAQEGKNAFLEKRDPDFDKYPKFP
- a CDS encoding DUF4136 domain-containing protein produces the protein MILTKKLWIGIWLITLAYGCAPARVIDFVNEDMDFSDYESYRLINFRTEDKSFDEEGMVFFRQIENEIDLNMKLKGFEAQHQSPDLIVRYEIMSTVTTETQTNYNYYDPYFYYSPPSRTVRYTEGLLLIEFRDRKKQKLVWQASLDLKYSRKESPAQIVKKTVDRIFTTYPYRAGSNARLEDSDK
- a CDS encoding carboxypeptidase-like regulatory domain-containing protein; amino-acid sequence: MGSKDNIHITVKTPCAQSYQDFEQTSTGGFCDSCQRDVIDFTGFSSRELSVYFSKSTGKICGRLRPHQLGRLENYRQTSIGRKRVFAMTVGVLSVFFANGVKAQNRSVDSEVHHKLLPSEVVNKDAQVIAGDKRVLKGMLIDSQDQLGLPGASVYLKGSNLGTVTDLEGRFCLELDEDRMSSGVLVFAFIGFESKEIELSTLPKSEAFTLEMELNVDVLGEICVTKWSPRGLWYRFTRLIR
- a CDS encoding biopolymer transporter ExbD, whose product is MKKFKIKNVSKSEISTASLPDIVFLLLFFFMVTATINTNDDQLTVQSPQARAVTKVDQRSLIRELVVGFPKSDALGTEARISSEGKLLDIEEVSQWVFEQKNSLPESQRDQMIVMLRADEYVKMGLIADIQSKLRKADARKVLFRTTAVTQVN
- a CDS encoding biopolymer transporter ExbD — protein: MRSKKLQAESINTGSMADIAFLLLIFFLVSTTILQEKGLMLKLPPDVEDPTTVKIKDRNVFNIRVNSKNQFLIENEVRTDLTGLQSELVEFILNKKHNDRLSESPKDAVVSIKTDRGTDYKMFIALLDEVKESYYTIYGERVGMSAAEYRKLDQSVAEQRILHERGKANIPMNISIAEPDALNQ
- a CDS encoding DUF4202 domain-containing protein encodes the protein MHSKLEKIFAQIDAINRQDPNKEVVEGDAVPKEWIYGQRMTQMLEEFEGEASVELQIAARGQHVKRWHIPRSEYPMDRKGYLKWRTMLKIYHGEVLSGIMQNEGFEPDSIDKVVELVNKKKLKTDQESKDLEDVVCLVFLQYYFHDFAAKHDEDKIIDIVQKTWAKMTEKGHNRALQLEYLPEDLALIQKALA
- the nirB gene encoding nitrite reductase large subunit NirB, producing MEKIIVIGNGMVGYKFCEKLRAKAGKEQFEITVFGEEPHPAYDRVHLSEYFTNPSVEHLEMAPRSWYEENDIRLISGEMITAIDRSSKKVVSHTGTELPYDKLVLATGSSAFVPPIKGVEKEGVFVYRTIEDLDAIIEYSKKTKKSAVLGGGLLGLEAAKAMIDLKQETHVIEFAPRLMPRQLDNAGSDALMTKMEELGIKLHLNKNTSNIAGEGKIEGMEFADDSELDVDMLVISAGIKPRDELATQCGLAVGQRGGIVVNDLMQTDDTEIFAIGECALHKNFIYGLVAPGYEMADVVVNQLVRGEEKLFESYDMSTKLKLIGVDVASFGDALCENESHKPIVFEDKHAGIYKRINISPDGKTLLGGILVGDAEAYGMLLQVTLNGMALPPNPEDLILGSRGGEETKMELPDTAQICSCENVTKGDICQAVIDNEFDNVEQVKTCTKAGTGCGACNPIVKDIFNEQLAKMGKTVKNVICEHFDYSRQELLDIIKIKKIQDYDELLDAHGSGDGCETCRPLVASILASTWNEMILDKGKDAIQDTNDKYLANIQKGGSYSVVPRIPGGEITPDKLIVIGQVAKKYDLYTKITGGQRIDLFGAQIHQLPDIWEELIDAGFESGHAYGKSLRTVKSCVGSTWCRYGLHDSVSFSIEVEERYRGLRSPHKLKSAVSGCRRECAEAQSKDFGIIATEVGWNLYVCGNGGSNPQHAQLLAGDIDSETCLKYIDRFLMFYIKTAEPLNRTATWLNKLEGGMDYLIDVVVNDSLGIAADLEREMDFMVDTYKCEWKEVVNNPELRKRFTHFVNTNIPDPTMKFEDMRGQKKPVEWNV
- the nirD gene encoding nitrite reductase small subunit NirD, with protein sequence MTELITEYKTVKESEVKVWYKAAEMDAFPDNGGAAIEYKGLQVAIFNFSRRSEWYASQNLCPHKQQMILSRGMLGSEGEEPKVACPFHKKTFSLKSGKNLNGSECDLATYPVKIEDGYVYVGFSQ
- a CDS encoding sensor histidine kinase; its protein translation is MRSTKTLRQLGYSGLGSFIGVVTAILLGQYYILSFSQEKRGLIDQEVVFIVLIILLIAFIFFVILFPRYQKIYASYSELIKSEGDAKTMASQVSKLYDELGRSYQDLEAINHIPEELTILFKADLNGDITQTTERLKDVLLYEGTFHKNMYDWLAEESYKDDFIEQLRSLVLTKKPWNGELKVSNGEGDFVWLDLVIQPLPLNKEKTHYGLVAIGRDVTEINEARQRSREINHELVDKRVKEQQYRSALILEGQEEERKRIAQEIHDGIGQLLTGLKLNLEGIVPSSSPHMRQRMSDSKHLLKSIIKEVRRVSFNLAPSSLVDFGIVPALKKISQETTSLTETQVTFVNKTGFINRLDRNTETNLYRIIQEAVNNGIKYAKANQIEISLSHSINQLHIEIKDNGKGFDMQKLENIGHFGASGHGIFNMKERAAYINAKFEIDTKIGKGTNVIIILPLT